A portion of the Diprion similis isolate iyDipSimi1 chromosome 4, iyDipSimi1.1, whole genome shotgun sequence genome contains these proteins:
- the LOC124405339 gene encoding ethanolamine-phosphate cytidylyltransferase, protein MTEGTKEEVRVWCDGCYDMVHFGHANSLRQAKALGDYLVVGVHTDAEITKHKGPPVFTQEERYKMVRGIKWVDEVVEGAPYVTTLETLDKHGCAFCVHGDDITMTADGVDTYHLVKSCGRYKEVERTAGVSTTDLVGRMLLMTRQHFRQGDSEYSVDREPSKSMGQDRTARCPWTGCSQFLPTTQKIIQFSDGKVPQPDDKIVYVAGAFDLFHVGHLDFLKEAKKEGDYLIVGLHTDPAVNRYKGSNYPIMNLHERVLSVLACKYVNEVVIGAPYEVTKELMEHFNVSVVCHGQTPIMPCENGSDPYAEPKLQNKFKPLNSGNDMTTERIVERIILHRLEFEDRNLKKEKKELAAYEAFVKSKSENIEMAG, encoded by the exons ATGACGGAAGGAACGAAAGAAGAGGTTCGGGTCTGGTGCGACGGATG CTACGATATGGTACACTTTGGTCATGCCAATTCCTTACGTCAGGCCAAAGCCTTAGGGGATTATCTGGTAGTTGGAGTTCACACAGATGCTGAGATAACAAAACATAAAGGACCGCCAGTATTTACCCAGGAAGAACg TTACAAAATGGTGAGAGGAATAAAATGGGTTGACGAAGTAGTGGAAGGTGCGCCGTATGTAACGACATTGGAAACATTGGACAAACACGGTTGCGCATTTTGTGTTCACGGAGACGATATCACGATGACTGCAGATGGAGTAGACACTTATCACCTCGTAAAGAGCTGTGGCCGTTACAA AGAGGTCGAAAGAACTGCTGGTGTGTCAACGACAGATTTAGTGGGTCGAATGCTGCTGATGACCCGCCAGCATTTCAGACAAGGCGACAGTGAATACAGTGTGGATAGAGAACCAAGTAAAAGTATGGGACAGGACAGAACGGCTCGATGTCCATGGACAGGCTGCTCGCAGTTCCTACCGACAACTCAAAAGATAATTCAATTCAGCGATGGTAAGGTTCCACAGCCGGACGACAAGATCGTCTATGTCGCTGGTGCCTTCGATTTGTTCCACGTGGGGCATCTCGATTTCTTGAAGGAAGCAAAAAAGGAGGGCGACTATCTCATTGTTGGGCTACACACTGACCCGGCGGTGAACAGATACAAAGGAAGCAATTACCCTATTATGAACCTTCACGAAAGAGTTCTCAGCGTTTTGGCGTGCAAG TATGTAAACGAGGTGGTGATTGGGGCGCCGTACGAAGTGACCAAGGAATTGATGGAGCATTTTAATGTGTCCGTTGTCTGCCACGGCCAAACACCGATAATGCCATGTGAAAACGGATCCGATCCATATGCAGAACCGAAATTGCAAAACAAATTTAAGCCGTTGAACAGTGGTAACGATATGACGACGGAGAGAATAGTCGAAAGAATTATACTTCACAG
- the LOC124405854 gene encoding ATP-dependent RNA helicase dbp2-like isoform X1, translating to MSFRDRDRGDRRGGSRGGSRFGGRDSGGGGRFGSGGGGGGRDAGRDNGFGGNSFKNKQPGERLRKPRWDMSSLQPFSKDFYQPHPNVLARSPHMVEIYRSDKEITVKGSNIPGPNIYFEEGGFPDYVLNEIRKQGFSQPTAIQAQGWPIALSGRDMVGIAQTGSGKTLAYILPAIVHINNQPRLQRNDGPVALVLAPTRELAQQIQQVAADFGSTSQVRNTCIFGGAPKGPQARDLERGVEICIATPGRLIDFLERGTTNLRRCTYLVLDEADRMLDMGFEPQIRKIVEQIRPDRQTLMWSATWPKEVRNLAEEFLTDYIQINIGSLQLAANHNILQIVDVCEEYEKEGKLMKLLEEISNEPENKTIIFVETKRKVDDITRAINRFGWQAIGIHGDKSQQERDYVLNQFRGSRSAILVATDVAARGLDVEDVKFVINLDYPSNSEDYVHRIGRTGRSQRTGTAYAFFTPGNAHKANDLIQVLEEAKQVVNPKLYELSRNPGVYKRGRFGGRSGGGSSGGRGGGGPRGSRGGRDGGDRGGRFDRGSNTGDRSGKWSSGGGGSYGSKSFGHNSYTSNASGGGSYGHNNGSSSYSGGGGGGSGSGGGYRHQNGY from the exons AT GTCATTCCGAGACAGAGATCGCGGGGACAGACGAGGAGGGAGCAGAGGAGGGAGCAGATTTGGGGGTAGAGACAGCGGCGGAGGAGGCCGCTTTGGGAGCGGCGGAGGAGGTGGCGGAAGAGACGCTGGTCGAGACAATGGATTTGGGGGCAATTCATTCAAAAACAAGCAGCCCGGCGAGCGTCTGCGCAAGCCGAGATGGGACATGAGTTCCCTGCAGCCGTTCAGCAAGGACTTTTACCAGCCACACCCCAACGTCTTGGCAAGGAGTCCTCACATGGTTGAAATATATCGTTCAGATAAAGAAATAACTGTAAAAGGATCCAACATTCCAGGACCAAACATATATTTCGAGGAGGGTGGCTTCCCTGACTACGTCTTAAACGAAATTCGCAAGCAAGGCTTCAGTCAACCCACTGCAATCCAAGCTCAGGGATGGCCAATTGCTCTCTCCGGCCGTGACATGGTTGGAATCGCTCAAACTGGCTCAGGAAAAACGCTTGCCTATATCCTACCTGCTATTGTCCACATAAACAACCAGCCACGACTTCAGCGCAACGACGGACCTGTTGCTCTGGTTCTAGCACCGACCAGGGAACTTGCTCAGCAAATTCAGCAGGTGGCTGCTGACTTCGGAAGCACATCTCAAGTTCGTAATACTTGCATATTTGGAGGTGCACCAAAGGGGCCGCAGGCCAGAGACCTGGAAAGAGGTGTTGAGATATGCATTGCGACTCCGGGGAGATTGATAGACTTTTTAGAAAGAGGGACTACGAATCTTCGCAGGTGTACCTACCTTGTTCTCGACGAAGCTGACAGGATGCTTGATATGGGATTCGAACCACAGATTAGGAAAATCGTCGAGCAAATCAGACCCGACAGACAAACTCTCATGTGGTCTGCCACGTGGCCCAAAGAGGTCCGCAACCTGGCCGAAGAGTTTCTGACAGATTACATTCAGATTAATATTGGGTCCCTTCAGCTCGCTGCTAATCACAATATACTTCAAATCGTCGACGTTTGTGAGGAGTACGAAAAAGAAGGGAAACTCATGAAGCTACTTGAAGAAATTTCTAACGAacctgaaaataaaactattaTCTTTGTTGAAACTAAGAGAAAGGTTGACGATATTACAAGAGCTATCAACAGGTTCGGATGGCAAGCGATCGGCATTCACGGTGATAAAAGTCAGCAAGAACGTGATTATGTTTTAAATC aaTTCCGGGGTAGTAGATCTGCAATTTTAGTCGCAACTGACGTGGCAGCTAGAGGTTTAG ATGTCGAAGATGTGAAATTTGTGATAAATCTGGACTATCCCTCGAATTCTGAGGACTACGTTCATCGCATTGGTCGCACTGGTCGTTCCCAGAGAACTGGTACAGCATATGCTTTCTTTACACCTGGCAATGCGCATAAGGCTAACGATCTTATCCAAGTCCTAGAAGAGGCCAAGCAAGTCGTCAATCCAAAGCTGTATGAGCTTTCACGAAATCCCGGAGTTTATAAAA GGGGGAGATTCGGAGGTCGTAGCGGAGGAGGTAGTTCAGGAGGTCGTGGTGGAGGTGGGCCACGAGGTTCGCGCGGTGGTCGCGACGGTGGAGATAGAGGAGGCAGATTTGATCGTGGCAGTAATACAGGTGACAGATCAGGGAAATGGAGTAGCGGAGGAG GTGGGAGCTACGGCAGTAAATCATTCGGTCATAACAGCTATACCAGCAATGCCAGTGGGGGAGGTAGCTACGGTCACAATAACGGGAGCAGCAGTTACAgcggaggtggtggtggtggtagcgGAAGTGGTGGTGGTTACAGGCACCAAAACGGTTATTAA
- the LOC124405854 gene encoding ATP-dependent RNA helicase dbp2-like isoform X2 codes for MSFRDRDRGDRRGGSRGGSRFGGRDSGGGGRFGSGGGGGGRDAGRDNGFGGNSFKNKQPGERLRKPRWDMSSLQPFSKDFYQPHPNVLARSPHMVEIYRSDKEITVKGSNIPGPNIYFEEGGFPDYVLNEIRKQGFSQPTAIQAQGWPIALSGRDMVGIAQTGSGKTLAYILPAIVHINNQPRLQRNDGPVALVLAPTRELAQQIQQVAADFGSTSQVRNTCIFGGAPKGPQARDLERGVEICIATPGRLIDFLERGTTNLRRCTYLVLDEADRMLDMGFEPQIRKIVEQIRPDRQTLMWSATWPKEVRNLAEEFLTDYIQINIGSLQLAANHNILQIVDVCEEYEKEGKLMKLLEEISNEPENKTIIFVETKRKVDDITRAINRFGWQAIGIHGDKSQQERDYVLNQFRGSRSAILVATDVAARGLDVEDVKFVINLDYPSNSEDYVHRIGRTGRSQRTGTAYAFFTPGNAHKANDLIQVLEEAKQVVNPKLYELSRNPGVYKRGRFGGRSGGGSSGGRGGGGPRGSRGGRDGGDRGGRFDRGSNTGGSYGSKSFGHNSYTSNASGGGSYGHNNGSSSYSGGGGGGSGSGGGYRHQNGY; via the exons AT GTCATTCCGAGACAGAGATCGCGGGGACAGACGAGGAGGGAGCAGAGGAGGGAGCAGATTTGGGGGTAGAGACAGCGGCGGAGGAGGCCGCTTTGGGAGCGGCGGAGGAGGTGGCGGAAGAGACGCTGGTCGAGACAATGGATTTGGGGGCAATTCATTCAAAAACAAGCAGCCCGGCGAGCGTCTGCGCAAGCCGAGATGGGACATGAGTTCCCTGCAGCCGTTCAGCAAGGACTTTTACCAGCCACACCCCAACGTCTTGGCAAGGAGTCCTCACATGGTTGAAATATATCGTTCAGATAAAGAAATAACTGTAAAAGGATCCAACATTCCAGGACCAAACATATATTTCGAGGAGGGTGGCTTCCCTGACTACGTCTTAAACGAAATTCGCAAGCAAGGCTTCAGTCAACCCACTGCAATCCAAGCTCAGGGATGGCCAATTGCTCTCTCCGGCCGTGACATGGTTGGAATCGCTCAAACTGGCTCAGGAAAAACGCTTGCCTATATCCTACCTGCTATTGTCCACATAAACAACCAGCCACGACTTCAGCGCAACGACGGACCTGTTGCTCTGGTTCTAGCACCGACCAGGGAACTTGCTCAGCAAATTCAGCAGGTGGCTGCTGACTTCGGAAGCACATCTCAAGTTCGTAATACTTGCATATTTGGAGGTGCACCAAAGGGGCCGCAGGCCAGAGACCTGGAAAGAGGTGTTGAGATATGCATTGCGACTCCGGGGAGATTGATAGACTTTTTAGAAAGAGGGACTACGAATCTTCGCAGGTGTACCTACCTTGTTCTCGACGAAGCTGACAGGATGCTTGATATGGGATTCGAACCACAGATTAGGAAAATCGTCGAGCAAATCAGACCCGACAGACAAACTCTCATGTGGTCTGCCACGTGGCCCAAAGAGGTCCGCAACCTGGCCGAAGAGTTTCTGACAGATTACATTCAGATTAATATTGGGTCCCTTCAGCTCGCTGCTAATCACAATATACTTCAAATCGTCGACGTTTGTGAGGAGTACGAAAAAGAAGGGAAACTCATGAAGCTACTTGAAGAAATTTCTAACGAacctgaaaataaaactattaTCTTTGTTGAAACTAAGAGAAAGGTTGACGATATTACAAGAGCTATCAACAGGTTCGGATGGCAAGCGATCGGCATTCACGGTGATAAAAGTCAGCAAGAACGTGATTATGTTTTAAATC aaTTCCGGGGTAGTAGATCTGCAATTTTAGTCGCAACTGACGTGGCAGCTAGAGGTTTAG ATGTCGAAGATGTGAAATTTGTGATAAATCTGGACTATCCCTCGAATTCTGAGGACTACGTTCATCGCATTGGTCGCACTGGTCGTTCCCAGAGAACTGGTACAGCATATGCTTTCTTTACACCTGGCAATGCGCATAAGGCTAACGATCTTATCCAAGTCCTAGAAGAGGCCAAGCAAGTCGTCAATCCAAAGCTGTATGAGCTTTCACGAAATCCCGGAGTTTATAAAA GGGGGAGATTCGGAGGTCGTAGCGGAGGAGGTAGTTCAGGAGGTCGTGGTGGAGGTGGGCCACGAGGTTCGCGCGGTGGTCGCGACGGTGGAGATAGAGGAGGCAGATTTGATCGTGGCAGTAATACAG GTGGGAGCTACGGCAGTAAATCATTCGGTCATAACAGCTATACCAGCAATGCCAGTGGGGGAGGTAGCTACGGTCACAATAACGGGAGCAGCAGTTACAgcggaggtggtggtggtggtagcgGAAGTGGTGGTGGTTACAGGCACCAAAACGGTTATTAA